A single window of Methanobacterium sp. DNA harbors:
- a CDS encoding arginase family protein, producing MTLPFIRRAYPILKAIGEENPVGRVHFDGHCDTAQAINGGRNSSGSILYHVS from the coding sequence ATGACTCTCCCTTTTATTAGGAGGGCCTATCCCATCCTAAAGGCCATTGGAGAAGAAAACCCAGTTGGTCGGGTACATTTCGATGGTCACTGTGACACTGCCCAGGCAATTAACGGTGGCCGGAATTCCAGTGGAAGTATCCTGTATCATGTCAGTTGA